One Acutalibacter muris DNA window includes the following coding sequences:
- a CDS encoding AbrB/MazE/SpoVT family DNA-binding domain-containing protein has product MEMKKVSISAKRQITIPQRFFQALGFDSEAECVLRGNELVIRPVKTNSGGEFAEQILADLVAQGYSGQELLDKFRETQRKIRPAVEAILTEAEQAADGAMEYSSYDEIFDEVGHDG; this is encoded by the coding sequence ATGGAAATGAAAAAAGTCAGTATATCGGCAAAACGGCAGATCACTATTCCACAGAGGTTTTTCCAGGCGCTGGGATTTGACTCTGAGGCGGAGTGCGTGTTGAGGGGAAACGAGCTGGTTATTCGGCCTGTCAAAACAAATTCCGGCGGCGAGTTTGCGGAACAGATTCTGGCCGATTTAGTTGCCCAGGGATATAGCGGGCAGGAACTGTTAGACAAATTCCGTGAAACACAGAGAAAAATCCGTCCGGCGGTAGAGGCCATTCTGACCGAGGCGGAGCAGGCGGCGGATGGTGCAATGGAGTATTCCTCCTATGACGAAATTTTCGATGAGGTGGGGCATGACGGCTGA
- a CDS encoding PD-(D/E)XK nuclease family transposase — translation MTDKQERQHQEDLQRLRGFRLLDDDFMTKCFEGETACMELVLRIVLEKPDLQVTDVRTQVFVENLLNRSVRLDILATDSEGRKINVEIQRADHGAGKRRARYNSAMMDVNLLPKGEDTDDLPETYVVFITENDVLGGGLPLHRISRYDHDMGTPFDDGTHIIYVNGAYRGSSPIGLLMHDFACTDPAEMHYNALADRVRFYKESKEGVAIMCKVMEEMREQSLQEGLEEGMKVGRKESAVETAKRMLADGHLSLEKIAEFTGLNLDEVEKLQTAENA, via the coding sequence ATGACCGATAAACAGGAACGGCAGCACCAGGAGGATTTGCAGCGATTGCGGGGATTCCGGCTGCTGGACGATGATTTTATGACAAAGTGCTTCGAGGGCGAAACAGCCTGTATGGAGCTGGTGCTGCGTATCGTGCTGGAAAAGCCGGATTTGCAGGTTACGGACGTGCGCACTCAGGTGTTCGTGGAAAACCTGCTGAACCGCTCCGTTCGTTTGGACATTCTTGCGACGGACAGCGAGGGGCGAAAAATTAACGTGGAGATCCAGCGGGCGGATCATGGCGCGGGAAAGCGCCGGGCACGGTACAACAGCGCCATGATGGACGTGAACCTGCTGCCAAAGGGCGAGGATACCGACGATTTACCCGAGACCTATGTTGTGTTCATCACGGAAAACGATGTGCTGGGCGGCGGGCTGCCGCTCCATCGCATCAGCCGGTACGACCATGACATGGGGACGCCATTTGATGATGGCACACATATTATCTATGTGAATGGCGCCTATCGGGGCAGTTCTCCCATTGGCCTGCTCATGCACGATTTCGCCTGTACAGACCCGGCGGAGATGCACTATAACGCATTGGCTGACCGGGTACGGTTCTATAAAGAAAGCAAGGAGGGCGTTGCCATTATGTGTAAAGTGATGGAGGAAATGCGGGAGCAGTCCCTTCAAGAGGGCTTGGAAGAGGGCATGAAAGTGGGCCGCAAGGAAAGCGCTGTTGAGACCGCGAAACGTATGCTGGCTGACGGGCATCTCTCTTTGGAGAAGATAGCCGAGTTTACCGGTTTGAACCTTGACGAGGTAGAAAAACTTCAGACTGCGGAAAACGCATAG
- a CDS encoding YgiT-type zinc finger protein, producing the protein MRCQKCGAVVQKSVTTSVTDLGGCLVIVRNVPCYKCEECSEIIYTGDVVQRLEELIETAQKAMQEISVIDYSRVA; encoded by the coding sequence ATGAGATGCCAAAAATGTGGAGCAGTTGTTCAAAAAAGCGTTACAACCAGTGTAACGGACTTGGGCGGATGCCTTGTCATCGTTCGGAATGTTCCTTGTTATAAATGTGAGGAATGCAGCGAAATAATTTATACCGGTGATGTGGTGCAACGCCTGGAGGAACTGATTGAAACCGCGCAGAAAGCCATGCAGGAGATTTCTGTCATAGATTATTCGAGAGTGGCGTAA
- a CDS encoding DUF4258 domain-containing protein gives MDMAMLRSINQPEKIALTEHARLRLYERKIRISDIIRCIETGEVIEQYNDDKPFPSCLILGEDTEGKLFHTVVGSDTESLFLITAYYPDAGRWESGYKNRKETEK, from the coding sequence ATGGACATGGCCATGTTAAGAAGTATAAACCAGCCAGAGAAAATTGCATTGACAGAGCATGCCAGACTCCGGCTCTATGAAAGAAAAATCCGGATTTCCGATATCATTCGTTGTATTGAAACCGGAGAAGTAATTGAGCAATACAACGATGACAAGCCATTTCCCAGCTGCCTTATATTAGGGGAAGATACAGAGGGGAAACTCTTTCATACTGTGGTGGGCAGTGATACGGAATCTTTATTTCTGATCACAGCATATTATCCAGATGCCGGCAGGTGGGAGAGCGGTTATAAGAATCGAAAGGAGACAGAAAAATGA
- a CDS encoding YkgJ family cysteine cluster protein: MNARMKYILNEFEKNQLGPDEPFKFHCTMCGKCCIKREDILLNPRYMYNLAKELGMTPHEVMNTYCETYIGGDSRLPVVRLKPRGEIRRCPLLKDRKCSVHNSKPTVCALFPIGRGIAGEKGNIHSLTVKDIRYFFSEPGCGDDSETHTVREWLGEFGLSPEDEFFIKWQKCLFELSMCFCRLEKKLGADMGPIWSLTGSILYLMYDMEKPFEPQFSAHLGELHKLISELAEEGGK, encoded by the coding sequence ATGAACGCAAGAATGAAGTACATTCTCAACGAGTTTGAGAAAAATCAGCTTGGGCCGGACGAGCCCTTCAAGTTTCATTGCACCATGTGCGGCAAGTGCTGCATCAAAAGAGAGGACATCCTCCTTAATCCCAGATATATGTACAACCTGGCAAAGGAGCTGGGTATGACCCCGCACGAGGTGATGAACACTTACTGCGAGACCTACATTGGCGGCGATTCCCGCCTGCCGGTAGTGCGACTGAAGCCCCGAGGCGAAATCAGACGCTGCCCGCTGCTCAAGGACAGGAAATGCTCTGTCCACAATTCCAAGCCTACCGTCTGTGCACTATTTCCTATTGGCCGGGGCATTGCCGGAGAGAAGGGAAATATCCATTCGCTAACAGTCAAGGACATTCGGTACTTCTTTTCTGAACCAGGCTGTGGGGACGACTCCGAGACTCATACGGTTCGGGAATGGCTGGGTGAATTTGGCCTCTCGCCTGAGGACGAGTTTTTTATCAAGTGGCAGAAGTGCCTGTTCGAGCTGAGTATGTGCTTTTGCAGGTTGGAAAAGAAATTGGGTGCAGATATGGGGCCCATATGGAGCCTCACGGGGTCAATCCTCTACCTAATGTACGACATGGAGAAGCCCTTTGAACCACAGTTCAGCGCTCATCTGGGTGAACTTCACAAGCTGATATCAGAGCTGGCAGAGGAGGGCGGCAAATGA
- a CDS encoding IS3 family transposase has product MGLVRAHADLHGCVFFRVVLCETNQFRELPHIQEIGIKSTIKYANHGCTRRARNPQYIAENLLNRQFYADKPNEKWLTDVTEFKWYEGTTVHKLYLSAILDLCDRRIVSCVLSERNDNTLVYKTFDKAVKANPDAPPLFHSDRGFQYTGRVFHHKLQKAGMTQSMSRVAHCIDNGPMEGFWGILKRERYYGRRFAGKQELVRMIEGYIRYYNTRRVQRHLGILTPMEKHELCIAA; this is encoded by the coding sequence ATGGGACTGGTACGCGCCCACGCAGACCTGCATGGGTGTGTCTTTTTCCGGGTTGTACTCTGCGAAACAAATCAGTTCCGAGAGCTCCCCCACATCCAGGAAATAGGCATTAAATCCACCATCAAGTATGCAAACCACGGCTGTACCAGACGGGCCAGGAATCCTCAATACATCGCGGAGAATCTCTTGAACCGCCAATTTTATGCGGACAAGCCTAATGAAAAGTGGCTTACCGATGTGACCGAGTTCAAGTGGTATGAGGGCACTACGGTGCACAAGCTCTATCTTAGCGCTATTCTGGACCTTTGCGACCGTCGCATCGTGTCCTGCGTGCTCAGCGAGCGTAATGATAACACACTTGTTTACAAAACCTTTGACAAGGCTGTCAAAGCCAACCCTGATGCCCCTCCGCTGTTTCACAGTGATAGAGGGTTCCAATACACTGGCAGGGTATTTCACCATAAACTCCAAAAGGCCGGGATGACGCAGAGTATGTCCCGTGTGGCACACTGCATTGACAACGGCCCTATGGAGGGTTTCTGGGGAATCCTGAAACGAGAGCGCTATTATGGCAGACGTTTTGCCGGCAAACAGGAACTGGTGCGGATGATTGAAGGCTACATCCGTTACTACAATACCCGCCGTGTACAACGCCATCTGGGTATCTTAACTCCGATGGAAAAGCACGAGCTTTGTATTGCGGCATGA
- a CDS encoding BRCT domain-containing protein, whose amino-acid sequence MNYTRDGIQTCLLELGAHPASSVTKNTDFLIVGEKAGSKLAKAQALGITTLTEQEFEDMAG is encoded by the coding sequence GTGAATTACACCCGCGACGGCATCCAGACCTGCCTTTTGGAGCTGGGCGCACACCCGGCCTCCTCGGTGACTAAAAATACCGATTTCCTGATCGTGGGCGAAAAGGCCGGCAGCAAGCTGGCGAAGGCCCAGGCTCTGGGCATTACCACCCTGACCGAGCAGGAATTTGAGGATATGGCCGGCTAA
- a CDS encoding NAD-dependent DNA ligase gives MDDILSKIELMRGLIATIKKADTAYFRDDRPIMSDRDYDVAVDLLKNLEQKTGVVLSDSPTQKVPGEILESLTEVRHTRPMLSAGKTKSIDDLLRFAEGRDVVLSWKMDGLTLVLRYGGGQLQQAITRGREGIIGEDVTHTVRTFLNVPLTVPTKESFEVRGEGVISWENFKIINAGLEEPYTHPRNLAAGSVRKLDSAESKKRLLEFKAFDLVTEFPFATKTEQLDFLSEKQSLCRQKRGGYR, from the coding sequence ATGGACGATATTCTATCCAAGATTGAACTGATGCGTGGCCTTATCGCCACCATCAAAAAGGCCGATACGGCCTATTTCCGGGACGACCGCCCCATCATGTCTGACCGCGACTACGACGTTGCGGTTGACCTGTTGAAAAATCTGGAACAGAAAACCGGCGTCGTTCTTTCCGACTCCCCCACCCAGAAGGTACCGGGAGAAATTCTGGAAAGTCTGACCGAAGTACGCCACACCCGCCCCATGCTGTCTGCCGGCAAAACCAAATCTATAGATGACTTGTTACGGTTTGCCGAAGGCCGGGATGTGGTGCTGTCCTGGAAGATGGACGGCCTGACCCTGGTGCTGCGATACGGCGGCGGCCAGCTGCAGCAAGCGATCACCCGGGGCCGGGAAGGTATTATCGGCGAGGATGTGACACATACGGTGCGCACATTCCTGAACGTGCCTCTGACTGTCCCCACCAAGGAATCTTTCGAGGTTCGGGGCGAGGGGGTCATATCCTGGGAGAACTTCAAGATAATCAATGCTGGCCTGGAGGAACCTTATACCCACCCTAGAAATCTGGCAGCAGGCAGCGTCCGCAAGCTGGATTCGGCAGAGTCTAAAAAGAGGCTGTTGGAATTCAAGGCGTTCGACCTGGTGACAGAATTTCCGTTCGCCACCAAGACTGAGCAGCTTGATTTCCTGTCGGAGAAACAATCCCTTTGCAGGCAAAAACGTGGTGGCTACCGGTAA